In one window of Ovis aries strain OAR_USU_Benz2616 breed Rambouillet chromosome 3, ARS-UI_Ramb_v3.0, whole genome shotgun sequence DNA:
- the PTGES3 gene encoding prostaglandin E synthase 3 isoform X2 yields the protein MQPASAKWYDRRDYVFIEFCVEDSKDVNVNFEKSKLTFSCLGGSDNFKHLNEIDLFHCIDPNDSKHKRTDRSILCCLRKGESGQSWPRLTKERAKLNWLSVDFNNWKDWEDDSDEDMSNFDRFSEMMNNMGGDEDVDLPEVDGADDDSQDSDDEKMPDLE from the exons AT GCAACCTGCTTCTGCAAAGTGGTACGATCGGAGGGACTATGTCTTCATTGAGTTTTGTGTTGAAGACAGTAAAGATGTTaatgtaaattttgaaaaatcaaaacttACATTCAG ttgtctTGGAGGAAGtgataattttaaacatttaaatgaaattgatctttttcactgtattgatcCAAAT gatTCCAAGCATAAAAGAACGGACAGATCGATTTTATGTTGTTTACGAAAAGGAGAATCTGGCCAGTCCTGGCCAAGGTTAACGAAAGAAAGGGCAAAG CTTAATTGGCTTAGTGTGGACTTTAATAATTGGAAAGACTGGGAAGATGATTCTGACGAGGACATGTCTAATTTTGATCGTTTCTCTGAG ATGATGAACAACATGGGTGGTGATGAGGATGTAGATTTACCAGAAGTAGATGGAGCAGATGAT GATTCACAAGACAGTGATGATGAAA AAATGCCAGATCTGGAGTAA
- the PTGES3 gene encoding prostaglandin E synthase 3 isoform X1 — MQPASAKWYDRRDYVFIEFCVEDSKDVNVNFEKSKLTFSCLGGSDNFKHLNEIDLFHCIDPNDSKHKRTDRSILCCLRKGESGQSWPRLTKERAKLNWLSVDFNNWKDWEDDSDEDMSNFDRFSEMMNNMGGDEDVDLPEVDGADDDSQDSDDESKYLCKNKSTQRYFTSKTKLLK, encoded by the exons AT GCAACCTGCTTCTGCAAAGTGGTACGATCGGAGGGACTATGTCTTCATTGAGTTTTGTGTTGAAGACAGTAAAGATGTTaatgtaaattttgaaaaatcaaaacttACATTCAG ttgtctTGGAGGAAGtgataattttaaacatttaaatgaaattgatctttttcactgtattgatcCAAAT gatTCCAAGCATAAAAGAACGGACAGATCGATTTTATGTTGTTTACGAAAAGGAGAATCTGGCCAGTCCTGGCCAAGGTTAACGAAAGAAAGGGCAAAG CTTAATTGGCTTAGTGTGGACTTTAATAATTGGAAAGACTGGGAAGATGATTCTGACGAGGACATGTCTAATTTTGATCGTTTCTCTGAG ATGATGAACAACATGGGTGGTGATGAGGATGTAGATTTACCAGAAGTAGATGGAGCAGATGAT GATTCACAAGACAGTGATGATGAAAGTAAGtatctttgtaaaaataaatctACACAGAGATATTTCACATCAAAGACCAAACTCTTAAAATAG
- the PTGES3 gene encoding prostaglandin E synthase 3 isoform X3: protein MQPASAKWYDRRDYVFIEFCVEDSKDVNVNFEKSKLTFSCLGGSDNFKHLNEIDLFHCIDPNDSKHKRTDRSILCCLRKGESGQSWPRLTKERAKLNWLSVDFNNWKDWEDDSDEDMSNFDRFSEDSQDSDDEKMPDLE, encoded by the exons AT GCAACCTGCTTCTGCAAAGTGGTACGATCGGAGGGACTATGTCTTCATTGAGTTTTGTGTTGAAGACAGTAAAGATGTTaatgtaaattttgaaaaatcaaaacttACATTCAG ttgtctTGGAGGAAGtgataattttaaacatttaaatgaaattgatctttttcactgtattgatcCAAAT gatTCCAAGCATAAAAGAACGGACAGATCGATTTTATGTTGTTTACGAAAAGGAGAATCTGGCCAGTCCTGGCCAAGGTTAACGAAAGAAAGGGCAAAG CTTAATTGGCTTAGTGTGGACTTTAATAATTGGAAAGACTGGGAAGATGATTCTGACGAGGACATGTCTAATTTTGATCGTTTCTCTGAG GATTCACAAGACAGTGATGATGAAA AAATGCCAGATCTGGAGTAA